One Vespula pensylvanica isolate Volc-1 chromosome 3, ASM1446617v1, whole genome shotgun sequence DNA window includes the following coding sequences:
- the LOC122627940 gene encoding uncharacterized protein LOC122627940, with the protein MAPTVCLPELSVVRSTENLYTRRRQRMCRVIKGKQPKLELRRLTNVIDSDVEKSITSSPIKNSSFEDNNSHESVDINISSSNVSTKISEKFMERCDVILPRREGLFNIVVRTLALVRRNRILQERVNALRAETHDFIRSVLNNPQNKCRQQEDMITTTTSRCKDAIVSSSTERIVLKPTLSHVPDTRNSSPDIVTSTCQSPWENED; encoded by the exons atGGCTCCGACAGTATGCTTACCGGAATTGTCAGTTGTAAGAAGTACAGAAAACCTTTATACGCGCCGACGACAAAGGATGTGTCGTGTTATCAAAGGAAAACAACCGAAACTGGAATTAAGGCGATTAACCAATGTCATAGACTCCGACGTTGAAAAATCTATAACATCTTCGCCCATAAAGAATTCTTCGTTTGAAGATAATAATTCTCACGAGTCCGTTgacataaatatttcatcatCGAACGTTTCAACAAAAATTTCGGAAAAGTTTATGGAACGTTGTGATGTAATACTTCCCAGACGTGaag gtttatttaatatcgttgtACGTACGTTGGCTCTTGTACGACGAAATCGTATTCTTCAGGAACGAGTTAATGCTTTACGTGCAGAGACACatgatttcattcgatcgGTATTAAATAATCCACAAAATAAGTGCAGACAACAAGAAGATATgataacaacgacaacaagTCGTTGCAAAGATGCGATAGTTTCGTCTTCTACCGAAAGAATTGTCTTGAAGCCAACGTTATCGCATGTCCCAGATACAAGGAATTCTTCACCGGATATTGTTACGTCCACGTGTCAGAGTCCCTGGGAAAACGAGGATTAA
- the LOC122627934 gene encoding uncharacterized protein LOC122627934 isoform X2: protein MPESATASPIATETATARHHHHHHHRHHHRPGSRHLPIPIETIERRVFATRRDLFVPATVDPRPSRAVHCPDLNACLINESRIGLDEVDCRAVHFGYAIPVNVVPIKESPDLVELVLDHSSELSTRTTSFLLNHHPQLREQQRHHHYQQQQQQQQDQEERVEEQHYLNYQVEEEFFRMAATAKHDLRRKFPTETSSSGDEDIAAIAKQISDHAEAIYQTWKSRGLEPTEILNCHSNATAADKFGSALTPTASPASATGKTIETLNASSPNSAVDILAQTPNLDNGNLEKLVNNFVVEDKARIAASSQRSPSKTLPSSIQFALQKFERNSTQQQHQQTSPLKGNGSIGSSNVTKQTNKQTNSSLHSPTSSFPNKPSQIVKPQVSTKVPSAHHQEVFLETIETTFPADLTPSKIVQQKRPASTVISSSMNSNLNSDGASSNPGLTTWPLKNKLSDGKRSNDNSPTSGRTTPTSPQDSKITSIVKDSSKSSVRGRSNRLVSDDAFLDEVAREEERLINALKTGSVITEEPPERTGSSIFQLAARQKPAIKKEKPKVEPVKPIIIGHNHEGMTLVPTSAALVNNVTSSVHAGNNTEGPSKSLSKDELSNMSVVDYAKVRYRAAQQNSPGQQRLEEQKSVGNVGTTYNATEQLVSSARSKFEPESRKDNNKEGNVKDDRDPITSRWGPRINSPRPRLEQVPHPELTTQQKQHIRAAAATGTGNNPVRPFLTRGSVAERVLIFEKCPSELLLDKRGPRPAGIATWRTGHEVQSKVQSYVKEKTQQKSLPPHTTLQRHVKANRNVHIPRFYFPGGKPTPLSQLEATISRITTAFQSLPGHRASRAQFHLITKACDLPLYWKVPLFLAANKDQTEHVEMNTFLEFWKELTSSHHDAASKFIRITTRGLRNNILPEDLIPLVQDVVETHPGLTFLKEAKEFHSRYVHTVIARIFYCVNRSWSGKISVAELRRSNLLAVIGVLEHEEDINQVTAYFSYEHFYVIYCKFWELDRDHDLFIDKMDLTRHNDNALSTRMIERIFSGAVTRGGVKSGGVIQQPEDKMSYTEFVWFLLSEEDKNHPTAIEYWFRCMDLDGDGYLSMFELEYFYEEQLHRMEGIGLETLPFEDCLCQMLDMIHPATPGKISLSDLKKCKMTSIFFDTFFNLEKYLDHEQRDPFASARDGHEMSDWDRFAAEEYELLVAEESGNDQKEQTLCDDET from the exons ATGCCAGAATCGGCAACGGCTTCTCCGATAGCAACGGAAACGGCTACGGCAcgacatcatcatcatcatcatcatcgtcatcatcatcggcCGGGTAGCCGGCACTTGCCGATACCGATCGAGACGATAGAACGCCGGGTTTTTGCAACCCGACGTGATCTCTTCGTTCCGGCCACGGTCGATCCTCGTCCAAGTAGGGCTGTACATTGTCCTGACTTGAACGCCTGTTTGATCAATGAGTCGCGTATAGGCCTCGACGAGGTTGACTGTCGTGCCGTCCACTTTGGTTACGCGATTCCTGTGAACGTAGTACCGATAAAGGAGAGTCCTGACTTGGTCGAGCTTGTCCTAGATCATTCGTCGGAGTTGAGTACTAGAACGACGAGTTTTTTATTGAATCATCACCCTCAACTTCGCGAGCAACAGcgccaccaccactaccaacaacaacaacaacaacaacaagatcAGGAAGAACGTGTAGAGGAACAGCATTACCTCAATTATCAGGTCGAAGAGGAATTCTTTAGAATGGCCGCAACGGCGAAACACGATCTCCGTAGAAAATTTCCTACGGAGACTTCGTCGTCCGGTGACGAAGATATAGCAGCTATCGCTAAACAAATAAGTGATCACGCCGAAGCGATATATCAGACATGGAAAAGCCGTGGTTTGGAACCAACGGAGATTTTAAATTGTCACAGTAATGCCACAGCCGCCGACAAGTTCGGCAGTGCCCTTACACCCACCGCCTCGCCCGCTAGTGCCACTGGTAAAACTATCGAGACATTAAACGCAAGCAGCCCCAACTCGGCGGTGGATATTCTCGCTCAGACGCCGAACTTGGACAATGGTAATTTAGAAAAGCTAGTGAACAATTTCGTGGTCGAGGACAAAGCGAGAATAGCCGCTTCTAGCCAAAGATCACCCTCGAAGACTCTGCCTTCTTCCATTCAATTCGCCTTgcaaaaatttgaaagaaattcgacGCAGCAACAACATCAGCAAACTTCGCCGCTTAAGGGCAACGGTTCTATCGGCTCGAGCAACGTAACGAAACAGACCAATAAACAGACTAATTCGTCCCTTCATTCGCCGACCTCGTCTTTCCCTAATAAACCGTCGCAAATAGTCAAGCCTCAAGTTTCGACTAAAGTACCGAGCGCTCATCATCAGGAAGTCTTTCTCGAGACAATCGAGACGACATTTCCGGCAGACCTAACTCCTTCCAAGATCGTACAACAAAAGAGACCGGCCAGTACGGTAATATCCTCTTCTATGAACTCTAACTTAAATTCTGACGGTGCTAGCTCGAACCCAGGCTTAACCACGTGgccgttaaaaaataaattgagtGACggtaaacgatcgaacgataacaGTCCTACCTCAGGTAGGACCACGCCGACTAGTCCGCAGGATAGTAAAATCACGTCTATTGTGAAAGATTCCAGCAAAAGTTCGGTTCGTGGTCGTTCGAATCGTTTAGTCAGCGACGATGCTTTCCTCGACGAGGTGGcacgagaagaggagagattGATAAACGCATTGAAAACGGGTTCGGTTATAACGGAGGAACCGCCCGAGAGAACAGGCTCTTCTATATTTCAATTAGCCGCACGGCAGAAGCCAGCgatcaaaaaggaaaagcctAAAGTTGAACCGGTCAAGCCAATTATTATTGGACATAATCACGAAGGAATGACCTTGGTACCGACGTCGGCCGCATTGGTTAACAATGTGACATCGTCGGTCCACGCCGGAAACAATACCGAAGGGCCGAGCAAGTCTTTGAGCAAGGACGAGCTCTCGAATATGTCTGTCGTCGATTATGCCAAAGTAAGGTATAGAGCGGCTCAACAAAACTCACCGGGTCAACAAAGACTCGAGGAACAGAAATCGGTTGGTAACGTGGGAACAACGTACAACGCTACGGAACAATTGGTATCGAGCGCTAGGTCAAAGTTCGAGCCAGAATCACgtaaggataataataaagagggCAACGTTAAGGATGACAGAGACCCTATAACATCTAGATGGGGTCCTAGAATAAATTCACCAAGGCCACGATTGGAACAAGTGCCACATCCCGAACTGACAACTCAACAGAAACAACACATAAGAGCTGCCGCAGCTACGGGTACTGGAAACAATCCGGTTAGACCGTTTCTCACTAGAGGATCCGTCGCTGAACGTGTATTGATCTTCGAGAAATGTCCTAGCGAATTATTGCTTGATAAACGAGGTCCTCGTCCAGCTGGTATCGCAACGTGGAGAACTGGCCACGAGGTTCAGAGCAAGGTTCAG aGTTATGTAAAGGAAAAGACCCAGCAAAAAAGTTTACCACCACATACTACTCTACAGAGGCACGTGAAGGCGAACAGAAATGTTCACATACCTAg GTTCTACTTCCCTGGCGGCAAACCCACACCTCTTTCTCAACTGGAGGCTACCATTTCGAGAATTACTACGGCGTTTCAAAGTTTGCCAGGTCATCGAGCCTCTCGTGCACAATTTCACTTGATCACGAAG GCCTGTGATCTACCCCTTTATTGGAAGGTACCACTTTTCCTTGCCGCTAACAAAGATCAGACCGAACACGTAGAGATGAACACTTTTCTTGAATTTTGGAAGGa ATTAACGAGTAGTCACCACGATGCAGCTAGCAAGTTCATTAGAATTACAACGCGTGGTTTAAGAAACAACATATTACCTGAAGATTTGATACCCTTAGTTCAGGACGTTGTTGAAACGCATCCAggattaacatttttaaaggaAGCTAAGGAATTTCATTCACGTTATGTTCACACg gTAATCGCAAGGATATTTTATTGCGTCAATCGTAGCTGGAGCGGAAAGATTTCGGTAGCTGAATTACGAAGAAGTAATCTTCTAGCTGTAATAGGTGTCCTTGAACACGAAGAAGATATTAATCAGGTGACCGCTTACTTCAGTTACGAACATTTCTACGTGATTTATTGTAAGTTCTGGGAATTGGATCGTGATCATGatcttttcatcgataaaatgGATCTAACGAGACACAATGATAACG CATTATCTACGCGAATGATCGAACGAATATTTAGCGGAGCAGTTACGAGAGGTGGTGTCAAAAGTGGGGGTGTAATTCAACAACCAGAAGATAAGATGAGTTATACAGAATTTGTATGGTTTCTTCTCAGCGAAGAGGATAAAAATCATCCGACAGCTATCGAGTATTGGTTTag ATGTATGGATCTTGATGGAGATGGTTATTTGTCCATGTTTGAATTGGAATATTTCTATGAGGAACAGTTGCATCGTATGGAAGGTATAGGACTCGAAACTTTACCCTTCGAAGATTGTCTCTGTCag atGTTAGACATGATTCATCCAGCAACACCAGGAAAGATCTCATTAAGCGATctaaagaaatgtaaaatgaCGTCGATCTTTTTTGATACCTTCTTCAATCTAGAAAAATATCTCGACCATGAACAGAGAGATCCATTTGCTTCGGCACGAGATGGTCACGag aTGTCCGATTGGGATCGATTTGCGGCAGAAGAATATGAATTATTGGTTGCCGAAGAAAGTGGTAATGACCAAAAGGAGCAAAC GCTGTGTGATGATGAAACGTAA
- the LOC122627938 gene encoding peroxisomal biogenesis factor 3 — protein MFSRVRDFFGRHKRKFIYGSIIIGSFIFLSRYTQRKIREWQEKEIKEMLEKARRRQYFESTERTCNQMILPLASNLRESVTKALDTTSIVNKLRNGCDDKVASWNELKVLAISRSAAIIYSQVMLVVLIRIQFNIMAGHMYKESQKVTDNIKENDEFQTKYMSLCGHFIYDGIKQLCNIIKEKVTEITASISLIDKLSLRDLEQIYWSIVSSVTADDRNPTKNLSKYMLPSECEEKTNASLSNIIYETLDLLESEEIQGFMQSNIRSGFVLLMDHISEFFNTKTNNDNGTRNGISIPGTSNHTDMLWTDSVNTKISKHSDFVDINKITMPMAKIIPIINGQIPDQSKPRDVSTVWLQRLILNDELKLFGANIYEAFSF, from the coding sequence ATGTTTTCAAGAGTGAGAGATTTTTTTGGTCGCCATAAACGGAAGTTTATATACGGGAGCATCATTATTGgaagttttatatttctatcgcggtatacacaaagaaaaattcgagaatGGCAGGAGAAAGAGATCAAGGAGATGTTGGAGAAAGCTCGAAGACGTCAATATTTTGAAAGTACAGAAAGGACATGTAATCAGATGATTCTTCCTCTTGCATCTAATTTAAGAGAGTCCGTAACAAAAGCTTTGGATACCACTTCTATAGTGAACAAACTTAGGAATGGTTGCGACGACAAAGTAGCGTCGTGGAATGAACTTAAAGTTTTAGCAATTTCAAGATCAGCTGCAATTATCTATTCTCAAGTTATGCTTGTCGTACTTATTagaattcaatttaatataatgGCTGGCCATATGTATAAAGAATCTCAGAAAGTAACGGATAATATCAAAGAGAATGACGAGTTCCAAACAAAGTATATGTCGTTATGTGGTCATTTCATATACGACGGCATAAAACAAttgtgtaatattataaaagaaaaggtcaCTGAAATAACAGCATCTATATCtttaatagataaattatcATTGAGAGATTTAGAACAAATATATTGGTCCATCGTGTCGTCTGTAACTGCAGATGACAGAAATCCaacgaaaaatctttcgaaatatatgCTACCATCGGAGTGCGAAGAAAAAACTAATGCATCTCTATCAAACATCATTTACGAAACCTTAGATCTACTGGAAAGCGAAGAAATACAAGGCTTTATGCAAAGTAATATTCGAAGTGGTTTCGTTTTACTAATGGATCATAtatcagaattttttaataccaaaacaaataatgataatggtaCGAGGAATGGCATATCGATACCAGGGACCTCGAATCATACAGATATGCTTTGGACAGATTCTGTTAACACAAAGATTTCAAAACATTCAGATTTCgttgatataaataagatCACTATGCCTATGGCTAAAATAATTCCAATAATAAATGGACAAATTCCAGATCAATCTAAGCCTAGAGATGTATCTACAGTATGGTTGCAGCGTCTTATTCTAAACGACGAACTTAAATTATTTGGGGCTAATATCTACGAAGCATTTAGTTtctaa
- the LOC122627934 gene encoding uncharacterized protein LOC122627934 isoform X1 — protein sequence MPESATASPIATETATARHHHHHHHRHHHRPGSRHLPIPIETIERRVFATRRDLFVPATVDPRPSRAVHCPDLNACLINESRIGLDEVDCRAVHFGYAIPVNVVPIKESPDLVELVLDHSSELSTRTTSFLLNHHPQLREQQRHHHYQQQQQQQQDQEERVEEQHYLNYQVEEEFFRMAATAKHDLRRKFPTETSSSGDEDIAAIAKQISDHAEAIYQTWKSRGLEPTEILNCHSNATAADKFGSALTPTASPASATGKTIETLNASSPNSAVDILAQTPNLDNGNLEKLVNNFVVEDKARIAASSQRSPSKTLPSSIQFALQKFERNSTQQQHQQTSPLKGNGSIGSSNVTKQTNKQTNSSLHSPTSSFPNKPSQIVKPQVSTKVPSAHHQEVFLETIETTFPADLTPSKIVQQKRPASTVISSSMNSNLNSDGASSNPGLTTWPLKNKLSDGKRSNDNSPTSGRTTPTSPQDSKITSIVKDSSKSSVRGRSNRLVSDDAFLDEVAREEERLINALKTGSVITEEPPERTGSSIFQLAARQKPAIKKEKPKVEPVKPIIIGHNHEGMTLVPTSAALVNNVTSSVHAGNNTEGPSKSLSKDELSNMSVVDYAKVRYRAAQQNSPGQQRLEEQKSVGNVGTTYNATEQLVSSARSKFEPESRKDNNKEGNVKDDRDPITSRWGPRINSPRPRLEQVPHPELTTQQKQHIRAAAATGTGNNPVRPFLTRGSVAERVLIFEKCPSELLLDKRGPRPAGIATWRTGHEVQSKVQSYVKEKTQQKSLPPHTTLQRHVKANRNVHIPRFYFPGGKPTPLSQLEATISRITTAFQSLPGHRASRAQFHLITKACDLPLYWKVPLFLAANKDQTEHVEMNTFLEFWKELTSSHHDAASKFIRITTRGLRNNILPEDLIPLVQDVVETHPGLTFLKEAKEFHSRYVHTVIARIFYCVNRSWSGKISVAELRRSNLLAVIGVLEHEEDINQVTAYFSYEHFYVIYCKFWELDRDHDLFIDKMDLTRHNDNALSTRMIERIFSGAVTRGGVKSGGVIQQPEDKMSYTEFVWFLLSEEDKNHPTAIEYWFRCMDLDGDGYLSMFELEYFYEEQLHRMEGIGLETLPFEDCLCQMLDMIHPATPGKISLSDLKKCKMTSIFFDTFFNLEKYLDHEQRDPFASARDGHEMSDWDRFAAEEYELLVAEESGNDQKEQTSYDSTSEDTFSPNLDILVGEPVDVISQGTDVLSKTHNDNLSSSVVRDQSKNQHYDSGDSDDYADSDS from the exons ATGCCAGAATCGGCAACGGCTTCTCCGATAGCAACGGAAACGGCTACGGCAcgacatcatcatcatcatcatcatcgtcatcatcatcggcCGGGTAGCCGGCACTTGCCGATACCGATCGAGACGATAGAACGCCGGGTTTTTGCAACCCGACGTGATCTCTTCGTTCCGGCCACGGTCGATCCTCGTCCAAGTAGGGCTGTACATTGTCCTGACTTGAACGCCTGTTTGATCAATGAGTCGCGTATAGGCCTCGACGAGGTTGACTGTCGTGCCGTCCACTTTGGTTACGCGATTCCTGTGAACGTAGTACCGATAAAGGAGAGTCCTGACTTGGTCGAGCTTGTCCTAGATCATTCGTCGGAGTTGAGTACTAGAACGACGAGTTTTTTATTGAATCATCACCCTCAACTTCGCGAGCAACAGcgccaccaccactaccaacaacaacaacaacaacaacaagatcAGGAAGAACGTGTAGAGGAACAGCATTACCTCAATTATCAGGTCGAAGAGGAATTCTTTAGAATGGCCGCAACGGCGAAACACGATCTCCGTAGAAAATTTCCTACGGAGACTTCGTCGTCCGGTGACGAAGATATAGCAGCTATCGCTAAACAAATAAGTGATCACGCCGAAGCGATATATCAGACATGGAAAAGCCGTGGTTTGGAACCAACGGAGATTTTAAATTGTCACAGTAATGCCACAGCCGCCGACAAGTTCGGCAGTGCCCTTACACCCACCGCCTCGCCCGCTAGTGCCACTGGTAAAACTATCGAGACATTAAACGCAAGCAGCCCCAACTCGGCGGTGGATATTCTCGCTCAGACGCCGAACTTGGACAATGGTAATTTAGAAAAGCTAGTGAACAATTTCGTGGTCGAGGACAAAGCGAGAATAGCCGCTTCTAGCCAAAGATCACCCTCGAAGACTCTGCCTTCTTCCATTCAATTCGCCTTgcaaaaatttgaaagaaattcgacGCAGCAACAACATCAGCAAACTTCGCCGCTTAAGGGCAACGGTTCTATCGGCTCGAGCAACGTAACGAAACAGACCAATAAACAGACTAATTCGTCCCTTCATTCGCCGACCTCGTCTTTCCCTAATAAACCGTCGCAAATAGTCAAGCCTCAAGTTTCGACTAAAGTACCGAGCGCTCATCATCAGGAAGTCTTTCTCGAGACAATCGAGACGACATTTCCGGCAGACCTAACTCCTTCCAAGATCGTACAACAAAAGAGACCGGCCAGTACGGTAATATCCTCTTCTATGAACTCTAACTTAAATTCTGACGGTGCTAGCTCGAACCCAGGCTTAACCACGTGgccgttaaaaaataaattgagtGACggtaaacgatcgaacgataacaGTCCTACCTCAGGTAGGACCACGCCGACTAGTCCGCAGGATAGTAAAATCACGTCTATTGTGAAAGATTCCAGCAAAAGTTCGGTTCGTGGTCGTTCGAATCGTTTAGTCAGCGACGATGCTTTCCTCGACGAGGTGGcacgagaagaggagagattGATAAACGCATTGAAAACGGGTTCGGTTATAACGGAGGAACCGCCCGAGAGAACAGGCTCTTCTATATTTCAATTAGCCGCACGGCAGAAGCCAGCgatcaaaaaggaaaagcctAAAGTTGAACCGGTCAAGCCAATTATTATTGGACATAATCACGAAGGAATGACCTTGGTACCGACGTCGGCCGCATTGGTTAACAATGTGACATCGTCGGTCCACGCCGGAAACAATACCGAAGGGCCGAGCAAGTCTTTGAGCAAGGACGAGCTCTCGAATATGTCTGTCGTCGATTATGCCAAAGTAAGGTATAGAGCGGCTCAACAAAACTCACCGGGTCAACAAAGACTCGAGGAACAGAAATCGGTTGGTAACGTGGGAACAACGTACAACGCTACGGAACAATTGGTATCGAGCGCTAGGTCAAAGTTCGAGCCAGAATCACgtaaggataataataaagagggCAACGTTAAGGATGACAGAGACCCTATAACATCTAGATGGGGTCCTAGAATAAATTCACCAAGGCCACGATTGGAACAAGTGCCACATCCCGAACTGACAACTCAACAGAAACAACACATAAGAGCTGCCGCAGCTACGGGTACTGGAAACAATCCGGTTAGACCGTTTCTCACTAGAGGATCCGTCGCTGAACGTGTATTGATCTTCGAGAAATGTCCTAGCGAATTATTGCTTGATAAACGAGGTCCTCGTCCAGCTGGTATCGCAACGTGGAGAACTGGCCACGAGGTTCAGAGCAAGGTTCAG aGTTATGTAAAGGAAAAGACCCAGCAAAAAAGTTTACCACCACATACTACTCTACAGAGGCACGTGAAGGCGAACAGAAATGTTCACATACCTAg GTTCTACTTCCCTGGCGGCAAACCCACACCTCTTTCTCAACTGGAGGCTACCATTTCGAGAATTACTACGGCGTTTCAAAGTTTGCCAGGTCATCGAGCCTCTCGTGCACAATTTCACTTGATCACGAAG GCCTGTGATCTACCCCTTTATTGGAAGGTACCACTTTTCCTTGCCGCTAACAAAGATCAGACCGAACACGTAGAGATGAACACTTTTCTTGAATTTTGGAAGGa ATTAACGAGTAGTCACCACGATGCAGCTAGCAAGTTCATTAGAATTACAACGCGTGGTTTAAGAAACAACATATTACCTGAAGATTTGATACCCTTAGTTCAGGACGTTGTTGAAACGCATCCAggattaacatttttaaaggaAGCTAAGGAATTTCATTCACGTTATGTTCACACg gTAATCGCAAGGATATTTTATTGCGTCAATCGTAGCTGGAGCGGAAAGATTTCGGTAGCTGAATTACGAAGAAGTAATCTTCTAGCTGTAATAGGTGTCCTTGAACACGAAGAAGATATTAATCAGGTGACCGCTTACTTCAGTTACGAACATTTCTACGTGATTTATTGTAAGTTCTGGGAATTGGATCGTGATCATGatcttttcatcgataaaatgGATCTAACGAGACACAATGATAACG CATTATCTACGCGAATGATCGAACGAATATTTAGCGGAGCAGTTACGAGAGGTGGTGTCAAAAGTGGGGGTGTAATTCAACAACCAGAAGATAAGATGAGTTATACAGAATTTGTATGGTTTCTTCTCAGCGAAGAGGATAAAAATCATCCGACAGCTATCGAGTATTGGTTTag ATGTATGGATCTTGATGGAGATGGTTATTTGTCCATGTTTGAATTGGAATATTTCTATGAGGAACAGTTGCATCGTATGGAAGGTATAGGACTCGAAACTTTACCCTTCGAAGATTGTCTCTGTCag atGTTAGACATGATTCATCCAGCAACACCAGGAAAGATCTCATTAAGCGATctaaagaaatgtaaaatgaCGTCGATCTTTTTTGATACCTTCTTCAATCTAGAAAAATATCTCGACCATGAACAGAGAGATCCATTTGCTTCGGCACGAGATGGTCACGag aTGTCCGATTGGGATCGATTTGCGGCAGAAGAATATGAATTATTGGTTGCCGAAGAAAGTGGTAATGACCAAAAGGAGCAAAC ATCATACGATTCGACGTCAGAAGATACATTTTCGCCAAATCTCGATATCCTAGTTGGCGAACCAGTGGATGTTATTTCTCAGGGTACAGATGTTTTGTCAAAAACTCATAATGACAATCTGTCGTCATCCGTTGTTCGTGACCAGTCAAAAAATCAACATTATGACAGTGGTGATAGTGACGATTATGCCGATAGCGACAGTTAG